A window of the Candidatus Syntrophosphaera sp. genome harbors these coding sequences:
- the ruvA gene encoding Holliday junction branch migration protein RuvA, with protein sequence MINYIKGVIAHKTPVNVVLETASGLAFELHIPISTYEVLPDTGAVCKLFTHLHVGQDDLRLFGFATPAECELYKQLNRISGVGPKSALSIISTLPIPTFVKAVERDETALLTKVPGIGLKSAQRLIIELKGKLVHLIDQVGPGEQVVEENVILEVENALQTLGFNARDIRREISLMPDEAAKMNAEQLIKEIIRRLYQRNR encoded by the coding sequence ATGATAAACTACATTAAAGGCGTAATAGCACACAAAACACCGGTGAATGTGGTCCTGGAAACAGCTTCCGGGCTTGCTTTTGAGTTACACATTCCCATCAGCACCTATGAGGTATTGCCCGATACGGGCGCGGTCTGCAAACTCTTCACCCATCTGCACGTTGGCCAGGATGACCTGCGTTTGTTCGGTTTTGCCACACCCGCGGAATGCGAGCTATACAAGCAGCTGAACCGCATATCCGGTGTCGGTCCCAAGAGCGCCCTGTCCATTATCTCCACCCTGCCCATCCCGACTTTCGTGAAGGCTGTCGAAAGGGATGAAACAGCTCTACTGACCAAGGTTCCAGGCATCGGACTGAAAAGCGCCCAGCGCTTGATCATTGAGCTGAAGGGCAAGCTGGTCCATCTGATCGATCAGGTTGGCCCAGGCGAGCAGGTGGTCGAGGAAAACGTGATCCTGGAAGTGGAGAACGCCTTGCAGACTCTGGGCTTCAACGCGCGTGACATCCGCCGCGAGATCAGCCTGATGCCGGACGAGGCGGCCAAAATGAATGCTGAGCAACTGATCAAGGAAATAATCAGAAGACTCTATCAAAGAAATAGATAG
- the ruvC gene encoding crossover junction endodeoxyribonuclease RuvC, with the protein MIIVGIDPGSRFCGYGLLEVQGKKIIGAGCDVVNMVREKDLLKRLDLLYTAIDGVLEQYKPDVAVVETMFFQKHIRSVFTLGHARGVILLAIARHKVPLLEYSPREVKKAVVGNGNASKQQVRYMISQMLKLKQQQATDDAYDALGLAMCHYHRMKFMS; encoded by the coding sequence GTGATCATCGTCGGAATCGATCCCGGCAGCCGCTTCTGCGGCTATGGCCTGCTTGAAGTGCAGGGCAAGAAGATCATTGGCGCTGGCTGCGACGTGGTCAACATGGTCCGGGAGAAAGACCTGCTCAAGCGGCTCGACCTCCTCTATACGGCGATCGACGGCGTATTGGAACAATACAAACCAGACGTGGCGGTTGTGGAGACCATGTTTTTCCAAAAGCACATCCGCAGCGTGTTCACTTTGGGACACGCCCGCGGAGTGATCCTGCTTGCCATAGCCAGGCACAAGGTGCCGCTGCTGGAATACTCGCCCCGGGAAGTCAAAAAAGCCGTCGTCGGAAATGGAAACGCGTCCAAACAGCAGGTCCGCTACATGATCAGCCAGATGCTCAAACTGAAGCAACAACAGGCCACGGATGACGCCTATGACGCGCTGGGCCTGGCAATGTGCCATTATCACAGGATGAAATTCATGTCATGA
- a CDS encoding YebC/PmpR family DNA-binding transcriptional regulator: MSGHNKWSSIKHKKGATDAKRGQIFTRIVKEIILAAKNGGGDAEMNPRLRTAINTAKAANMPRENIERAIKRGTGEIEGETYEEITYEGYGQNGVGIVVEVMTDNKNRTVADLRHTFSKYGGNLAETGSVAWNFDQKGFFNVPAAGLDEDEFMMLALDAGAEDVELNDEYFDIYTAPGEFHSVLGNFEKLGYPVENAELTKVPKNTINADDFAPRLFKLIEMLEDLDDVQKVYANFEVSDSVMESLSQ; this comes from the coding sequence ATGTCCGGACACAATAAGTGGAGCTCGATCAAGCACAAAAAAGGCGCTACCGACGCCAAACGCGGGCAGATATTCACCCGCATCGTCAAAGAGATCATCCTGGCAGCCAAGAATGGCGGAGGCGACGCTGAAATGAACCCCCGCCTCCGCACAGCCATCAACACAGCCAAAGCGGCAAACATGCCCCGCGAGAACATCGAACGCGCGATCAAACGAGGCACCGGTGAGATCGAAGGCGAAACCTATGAAGAGATCACCTACGAAGGTTATGGCCAAAATGGTGTGGGCATCGTCGTTGAGGTGATGACAGACAACAAGAATCGCACGGTCGCCGATCTGCGCCACACGTTTTCCAAGTATGGGGGCAATCTGGCCGAAACGGGGTCTGTGGCCTGGAACTTCGATCAGAAGGGATTTTTCAACGTTCCCGCGGCTGGCCTCGATGAAGATGAATTCATGATGCTGGCCCTTGATGCCGGAGCCGAGGATGTCGAGCTCAATGACGAATATTTCGACATCTATACCGCGCCCGGCGAATTCCACAGCGTGCTGGGCAATTTTGAAAAACTCGGCTATCCGGTGGAAAACGCGGAATTGACAAAGGTCCCCAAGAATACCATCAACGCGGACGACTTTGCTCCCAGGCTGTTCAAGCTGATCGAAATGCTGGAAGATCTGGACGACGTTCAGAAAGTCTATGCCAATTTCGAAGTATCCGACTCTGTAATGGAATCTCTCAGCCAGTAA
- a CDS encoding elongation factor G yields the protein MKDYNLKKLRNLLFMGSSGAGKTTVAEQIFYLTHTTSRIGKIDEGNTVMDFDPEETAKKMSLSLSLGFVNHNDHKINILDAPGNPDFVGDAIVAIPAVESVVLVANAAGGYEVGLELAIEQLEHKKVGKVILVNRMDNEHADFYKTLENIHENADINATPIQIPIGRENTFEGVVDIIRQKAIRPSGEGEVPEDMKSSVEEARTHLMEAVAETDEELLNAFLENMELSDEQLLAGLKKAVANGDIFPAFASSAHTGVGIMAFLDAVTRYLPSPEDANPIQALEQGNPKDFIVKPDGELLGFIFKLYADPNMGDYAYVRMLSGTLKTGMEFYIPEKDAKDKAGNMYYMLGKTRTDTQEIRAGEIGALVKLKHAKALNNITAIGSNLALPMPELPTPTFWQMIRAANQSDEDKIGSALQRVIAEDPTIRFDLNLETHENVISGMGEQQLQLVLKKLKNRYKVDAMMKEPRIPYKETIMGSAESQYRHKKQSGGRGQYGEVYFRIKPAERGEGFQFINAIVGGVIPSNFIPAIEKGLVETMEKGIIAGYHVVDVSVEVYYGSYHDVDSSEMAFKIASSMALKEGFKKCKPILLEPIHDLTIIVPGEYMGDVMGDISTRRGRIMGMEQRGKKQYLSAQMPVAEMYFYFPALKSFTQGRGRFTQKFSHYEKVPDEIAAKVIAAWQDSEA from the coding sequence GGCAAGACCACAGTTGCCGAACAGATTTTTTATCTGACCCACACCACCAGCCGCATCGGCAAGATCGATGAGGGCAACACAGTGATGGATTTCGATCCCGAAGAGACGGCCAAAAAGATGTCTCTGAGCCTTAGCCTGGGCTTCGTGAACCATAACGACCACAAGATCAACATCCTGGACGCGCCGGGCAATCCGGATTTCGTAGGTGACGCCATCGTCGCCATCCCGGCTGTGGAAAGCGTTGTCCTGGTTGCCAATGCCGCGGGTGGATACGAGGTCGGCCTGGAACTCGCCATCGAGCAACTTGAGCATAAAAAAGTGGGCAAAGTCATCCTGGTTAACCGGATGGACAACGAACACGCCGATTTTTACAAGACTCTGGAGAACATTCACGAGAATGCCGACATCAACGCCACCCCGATCCAGATTCCCATCGGCAGGGAAAACACCTTCGAAGGAGTGGTCGACATCATCCGCCAGAAAGCCATCCGCCCCTCCGGCGAAGGCGAGGTTCCGGAAGACATGAAATCCTCTGTCGAAGAAGCGCGGACTCATCTGATGGAGGCCGTGGCCGAAACTGACGAAGAACTTCTGAACGCGTTTCTGGAAAACATGGAACTCAGCGACGAGCAGCTTCTGGCCGGATTGAAGAAAGCGGTCGCGAACGGCGACATTTTCCCGGCCTTTGCCTCTTCAGCCCATACCGGAGTTGGCATCATGGCCTTCCTTGACGCCGTTACCCGCTATCTGCCTTCCCCCGAGGATGCCAATCCGATCCAGGCTTTGGAACAGGGCAATCCTAAAGATTTCATCGTCAAACCCGACGGCGAGCTGCTGGGCTTCATCTTCAAGCTTTATGCGGACCCCAACATGGGAGATTACGCTTATGTGCGCATGTTATCCGGCACGCTGAAGACGGGCATGGAATTCTACATTCCGGAAAAAGACGCCAAGGACAAAGCCGGAAACATGTATTACATGCTGGGCAAGACCAGGACCGACACCCAGGAGATCCGGGCCGGAGAGATCGGAGCACTGGTCAAGCTGAAACACGCCAAGGCCTTGAACAACATAACCGCCATCGGGTCCAATCTCGCGCTTCCCATGCCGGAACTTCCCACCCCCACATTCTGGCAGATGATCCGCGCCGCCAACCAATCCGATGAGGATAAGATCGGCTCCGCCCTGCAGCGCGTGATCGCGGAAGATCCCACCATCCGTTTCGACCTGAACCTGGAGACCCATGAAAACGTCATCTCCGGCATGGGCGAACAGCAGCTGCAACTGGTCCTGAAAAAACTTAAGAACCGCTACAAAGTCGACGCCATGATGAAAGAACCGCGCATACCCTATAAAGAGACCATCATGGGCAGCGCCGAATCCCAGTACCGCCATAAAAAGCAATCCGGCGGGCGCGGCCAGTATGGCGAAGTGTATTTCCGCATCAAACCGGCCGAGCGCGGCGAAGGATTCCAATTCATCAATGCCATCGTCGGCGGAGTGATTCCCTCCAACTTTATCCCCGCGATCGAAAAAGGTCTCGTGGAAACGATGGAAAAAGGGATCATTGCCGGCTACCATGTCGTTGACGTGAGCGTGGAAGTCTACTACGGCAGCTACCACGACGTGGACAGCTCTGAAATGGCCTTCAAGATCGCCTCGTCCATGGCCCTCAAGGAAGGCTTCAAGAAATGCAAGCCGATCCTTCTGGAACCGATCCATGACCTCACGATCATAGTTCCCGGCGAATACATGGGCGACGTGATGGGTGATATCAGCACCCGCCGCGGACGCATCATGGGTATGGAGCAGCGGGGTAAAAAGCAGTATCTGAGCGCCCAGATGCCGGTCGCGGAAATGTATTTCTACTTCCCGGCCCTGAAATCATTCACCCAGGGCAGAGGCCGCTTCACCCAAAAATTCAGCCACTACGAGAAAGTTCCTGACGAGATCGCGGCAAAGGTCATAGCCGCCTGGCAGGATTCCGAAGCATAA